Sequence from the Helianthus annuus cultivar XRQ/B chromosome 13, HanXRQr2.0-SUNRISE, whole genome shotgun sequence genome:
ATGTTGTCTTTAGAGAGCGGATTGAACGATGCCGATGACCCCATGGCTGTAGTCTCAGATGATGAGATTGCACCAGAGCCAGAGATCTTTACTTCCGATACAAAGAGCGACCCAGAGATGTTGTCAGACAACGACGACGACGACTTTCAGCCGTTTGCGTTGCCTGATTTTGGAGATGATTTACCGATTGCTGATGGTATCCCAGTTGAGGATCCTTTTGTTATTCCCATTCCAGTTCACGATCATCTTATCATCGGTCACCACGATGGGGGATGGTGAGCATGTCGTGGCACCGATCCTCGCTCCCATTCCTCTTCTGGTCATTCCTCCTGAGGATTGGCCctttgatgatctttttgatgatGATTTTGGTCTTTTTATTGATGGTCCTCCCGATGACGCTCATGGTGATGGAGAGCTCGATGAGGACGTTGTTGATATTCCACTTCTGGGGATTCCCGTTATTGAGATTTCTTCTGATTCTAGTTTACACTCTGtctcagattcctttgagtctgtgtCATCTTCCGTCTTATAGGCAGTTCGATTGCGACGTTATGCCACTGATTCTGATGACGATACAGCCATGTCAGTTGCACCGTCTCCTCCACATGACTTTGAGGCTGGACTTGAGCTTGATTTTGTTCCTGATGATCAACCTGTTGATGCACCCGCTGATCCTGAGCCGATACCTGCTCCTGAGCCTTTGCCTGATCATGATCCTATCCCATTTGGCATACCTGACATTGCACCACTCATACCAGATCCAGTTCTTGCACCCGCTGACCCTCCTGTTATCGAGCCAGTCACTTCCCCACTTGCACccacacccgctgatgttgctcctttTCAGCCAGGAGAGTCTGAGGTTCACCGTGTTGATCTATTGTTTTCTTGCAGGATATACCcgcaccccgtccaggggaaggcaCTTCTAGCCAGCAGCCTAGCCATGACCCTCATGTTTCAGCAGCATTTCCCCACATACCTTAGTCTGCACCTTCTGCTCATTTTACTTCTTCACCACTTGATGAGCCACTCAGATGGTTTCCATCTTACACCATGCCGATTTCCGATCCCTATCATCCCTCGCATTTTACTGGTTATACACGGGATGAGTTACTCCTATCCTTGCAGCTTTAGTATGAGATCGTGAGTCGCAGGATTTTAGAGCTTGAGATGACACCGCGACCTTTTCCATGTCCGTGTCAGCCTGCTTTTGTTCTCCCTCGTTCATCACCGTCCCCATTTTCACATCCTCCTGCACCGCTCACTCCATTTCCTGAGTTTGATACTCGATTTCTTACCGTTGAGCAGCAGATCAGTTATCTGTTGCGCCATGTTTATCAGCTTGAGGAGGAGCTTGCGCATGTGCGCAGCTTGCTTTttgttcctccacctcctcctccaccaccattAGCATAGccggtttttggttttatgtaggTAGCTTGCTTTTGATGAGAGCACCACTATTGAGCTGAGCTAGtgaagccttttggagaccaccttTTGACTTTATGATTTTTGGTAGATTGATAGACATTttggacaagggtagtgtgaccctATGTTCCCTTTTGATACGATACTTTTGTAAAACATGTAATGGTATTTGTGGTCGATGATTAATGAAAGCACAATCGTCATGTTCTCATTAAATACATAGTTATTTACTTTCTATGCTACGATTGTGATGACTACATGCTTACTTGTTATGGTAAACACTATTATATACATACTATATATTTATCATAATCATACGACCTGACCTAGACAATCTTCTttatagaagatgcctcctcGAAGGAATACTCAGTTGCCCACAACAGAGGCAGAACTGCAAGAACGGATTTCACAGGCAATTGCACAACATGAGGCCTTGCGCTCTAAacacagcggaggtacctcaggaaataacccacctcacggtaatgtttaagtcacctaACACACATTACAATACATTTGGACATTCCATGTGCATTTGCTAATGCTTTCTATGAATGATGTTGCTTGTAAAGGCCTGCAAGCCTCTGAACtttgacggcaccggaggtgcaGTAGCTTTCATAAGATAGGCTGAGAAAACAGACTTGTGCTgcgaatgagcaagtgtgcgccAGAGCACCAGGTCACTTATATTTTTGGACTATTCCTAGATGGAGCTctatcatggtggaaccttcaggttcagactcTAGGCGAGGAAGCTGCGTATACTATGACTTGGGATGAGATGAAAGAActgatgcgcaagaagtactgctCGAGGGCCGAGATTCAGAAGTTGGAAACCGAGTTTTGGAATCTGAAGATGGATGGTCCTAAGATTGTTGAGTATGTACAGAGATTCCATGATCTGTCTCATGTTGTCCCCTACATGGTAGAACCAGAATTCAAGCGtattgaacgtttcatttggaGATTGGCACCCCAAATTATGAGCATGGTGACGATTTGAGCATAGCATATTGACTGGAGAAGCAATAAGgttgaacaagttttcaaactCTGAaggaaagaagaaggagactcatgtcgaATCACTAggagagaacaaaaggaagttctcgaaaTTTAAGAAGGGTACCcaaggaaacaacaacaatggtgctaacAAGAAAAGAGATGCTAACCCACCAGCCGAGGTCAGGACTGGTGCTGCAAGTTCTGAGAACAAAGGGAAGGGTTACATGGGCAGCCTGCCCCAGTGTGATATTTGTCAGCATCATCACACAGGGCGATGTAGGTATGGGAAATGTGAGAACTGTGGCAAGGTAGGGCATGCCAGGGAGGCGTGTTGGTACGGTACTGGACGAAGAAATGGAGGATCTGATGGAAATTGTAATGGAAACCGTGGTGGAAACGGTAATGGGAATCAGACTGGGAACcgtaatcaaggaggaaatggaAATTTCGGTGATAATGGAAATCGTGGTGGTTCTGGAAATCAAGCTGGAAACGGAAACCGTGGAGCAAACAACAACCAgggcggaaatggaaatggaaatggtcgCGGCCAAGGTTGTTTTGGTTGTGGAGACgttgggcatttcaagagggattGCCCAAAGAACAATCAAGCTCACGGAAGAGTTTTCAAAattggagctagggaagctcgtcaggatccgaacgtagtcactggtacgttccctatcaaccaacactttgcatctgtgctatttgatactggagccgattatagcttcgtgtcccAAGAATTTAAGGATATACTTGGGTTAGTTGCCAGTAAGTTAGAAATCTCGTATTCAATAGAgctagctaatggaaagctagtagaggcaaatgaagtgattagaggttgTACGATAGAACTTGGAGAGCGTGAGTCTACGCTTGATCTTCTGTCGATCGATTTGGGAAGTTTTGACGTagtagttggaatggattggttgtcgagcaacCGAGCTGAGATCGTATGTCATGTGAAGATCATCCGAATCCCGATGGTGAatggagagacgattgtagtTCATGGGGAAAAGCATGATACGCTGTAAGGAtcttcaaaaatgtccctaaataACCCATAAATACAAAATCGGACCTTGAAACCCTACTAttcatgaaaaatcaagaaaaatcaagaaaaatcaagaaaattgggttcaggcgggccgcgtaaggataaGCCTATGGCTTACGCGGACCGCTACAACTCGATAACTAACCGGATAAGTTTTAAGGTTTCcagacgggccgcgtaaaacATAAGGtatgtttacgcgggccgcgtcaacttaagtTTGACCGGATAAGTATTCTAGGGCCACGTGTTGACCATCTGGGGACCTACTCATGACCAATAAAACCTACGCCTAGACTAGGCGGCctcacgggccgcgtaagatgtatgtgtgggtttacgcgggccgcgtaaaacctattttcaggctataaatagcctagctCAAGGGCTTTCATTCCGTGTCGACGAAAACTTTCAAAAACGAAGTTAGGCTGTTCAAAATCATAAATTCATATAGTGAGGTactgctacgataccgggtattaactcaatcgttgttacgattcaatgtccgatcgattaaaactatccgatgaatgtttaagtgctgctcaaattagggtttatactttgtcattcgtcgttaattcgatggatgtttaagtattgcactttgtcatttatcgtgagggtttgatctcgtgagttgtcgtaaatgatgtattagttactaacctggttcgtgtgcattgttatttaaattaggttatcaggataatcaataggctaagctttgcccgtataaatctgcaatgtgagtcattttctttttatcaaattatttccaaaactctatttatttcaaagttataattacagggattaagtctttgtaatcaccaagttacagccggtatgtggggttttgtatacattacttgataatcgtcaccattggacaacgacttagccaaggggtgatatgaccacagtcacagacaccaattggacaacgagatagctaATTggcggtcgagtgacaaatactatgggtatatggttgataaacagaaacattgtaatcactcttaatactgtaaattataactaaacattgttttaacaaaaagaatgattcactcagtatttccactgacaaaacctttttcaaacatgtttcaggtgatctgttgtgatccaggaaaagtgtcgtgaagcactacaagcttaaggaagtgtctcaaaataaaataaagaaacatgttttataaaaataaagatttcctagtgaaatcactttattgtaaattacagggttttatccctaaattatataataaaTCAAACGGGCATTTCAAGTATTAAAATGATCCTGATAAAGTCTTCCGCTGTCGCATttattaaataccacgggattcctgtcccgcggctcttgaccgggtcaaaccggggctagggccgtgacaggaaaaggtggtatcagagccactgatttaagcctattaaagTATTTGGGGAATACTTAAAAtttctgattgccattctgtgattatgtgttttattaactgattatttgttagttacagtatgggtaaacaaagacttttggctatctatcataaattagatacttcacctaaagaaaaaggaacttcctctaaatacccagcagatatggatgaaggaatatttgtccgtaaagCCCAGTTTGAAAAGCTACTTTCTCCCAATAAAAGAAGTtggattattaggaaaagtcaggagaaagaaaagaaatcccaaccaaagaaagtgaggtttaatccggaaACCCAGGAAATAAGCAATGATCCACcatgggaagacaaattagatgaaaaatgggcagatctttatatgtcAACAACAGTAGCAGTAAATACCGACCTTTAAAAATTTATCAGGACCCTGAATCAGGATTAGTACCTATACTACTTACAAGCCAGAAACTCTAAAGAAAAGttatcccgtaaataaataagttACGATAAACCCTAGTATGTTTCAAATTTCAGTTGTTCTTTGTATTAAATTAATTACCCAGTATGCAATAATACTTAAATGTTTATTTGTGAAATTTTGTTataaaagttttaacttagcatttttgtgcattttgcatatatgctaaacagcatgaatgagttatcttaagcccttcagaatctcaatctctatcctgtgccaattgaagtttCCAACGACTTCACTGcttactttgctgatgtggaggaacctatggaatttcaagctccacctccagAGAAAGCAAAActtaagaaaagaagaagatatgtaggctGGAGAAAAGTACGTaggaggaaaccagcaactaggagaattccaaaaatagaaaatcctccgaataaaggaaaaggaaaagaaatcgGGGAAAGTTCTAGGTCAGCAAAAATAGAAATTGAAGAAGAGAATAGGCAAGCAGGAAAAGAAatcggggaaagttctaggcaaatcgAGGAATTGCCACTACAGGAAGAAGTAGATCGTATACTGGCAAGCTGTAACATCATCAGGCCTATTAACAATAACCTCTACCCTTATTctgctgaaacccaacttccaataaatttggaaccagctactccagaccctctaatccacgCCCAACCTTTAGGAGGAATGGACGATTGGTGGACTAACGACTGGTAGTTTCAAAACCTACTAAATAGCCCTTATACCTTTCTCCttcagttcgacccagaacctataccaaacccaccgatgagcaacgaaaacttagctgaactccgccagtttggtgaagagctgataggtacagggaataagatctgggaaatgggagaacaaatctcctggaaatacgacgaaaggGAACGTCGCTACTAAAATGCCAGCTGACAAAGGAATAATGGGGTTGGAAGGCTGTGTTggtataataatagtaataacaaaaatataacttggtaaaacagaaataaaacattgtaagataaacagtgtgtacagatgcctaatataatctataaaaaaaatggaagtcgagaaatcgacaattttgactatacgtgtGTTGAAagatttatgtgattatgtgcaattgtttTGTTATATTATCAATTATTTGACGCTAATAGTTTACACCTATAATAATTATTAGATGGAAAACGCtgataatgaaccagttaatgaagtaaaccaatccgagcaaaatcaggaaaatcaatttatgactaagcaagatatcgagaatattGTTGCTTAAGGGATAggcaatgctattccagcaatcctggttgctgctcagaaacctgctgaaccgcaacaaattattcctagtaaacgtactcaagaagataacttcagtaatagcataAACGGAGGCGGTAATCATGATAATCACGACAATGGTCCACGGCAggccccacttcctaagaaaatgaaagttgcaacgcctggttgcacttataaagaatttcttgcttgtaaaccagttgaatttgcaggcaatgaaggggcaactgcgacactgcgttggttagagaaaaccgaagcagtaattatgataagtaaatgtgccaAAGAAGATAAGTTCATGTATGCGTCgcatcttttcaaagaaggggcgctagaatggtggaatacggtacttcaagcaaaaggaagaaatatggcttatgccatgagttgggaagaatttaagcagttaatggaaagaaaattctgtcccgaatatgaaaaagaacaaatggcaaataaattcctaaCCTATCGGATGGTGGGTGTAGATTGTCAAGGATATACGTCAActttcttcgaatatgctagagtggtaccaacactggcttcgccagaaccggtactcatttctcgctatatttggggattaattggtgaaatcgtaatatcgttaaagctgcgagaccttgcactattgacgatgcggtagaattagctaacaccttaactaatgaactggtacgcacaagagaagaaaaccagaagaaggagttggctcagaaaattacccaaggatttcgtatgggtagtAATAGTAAGTTCAAGAAGAAGGGAACCGGGCAATCTTCCACTccacctttctgcagaaattgcagaaagaaacattttggaaaatgcaatgaacctgcaacttttgcaaagttgtaggacatcgtgaggaagattgtaggaaaaagaccaggatttgctataactgtggagaagccGGGTATTTCAAAACTGAATGTCCTAAATTGGttaaaccagtagacaacaagGCTAAGACGACCGAcggaactactaagaagaatgccagagcattccagctgactactcaagaagcagaactcattccagatgtgatagctggtacgttcctagtgcataatgtgtatgcaaaagtattatttaactctggtgcaaaccaaagttttattaatacttcattctgccaagctcttaagttacctttaaccaatcttaggcagatttttacagtcgaaacggcagatggaaattctgttaatatagataaggttttgcaagaagggaagatagaacttttaggccataaattttctgcaaacctgctacctatgaaattagctagattcgatattgtattaggaatggattggttagtagccaaccatgctcgaatcctttgtgataagaattccgtagaagtTCTTACCCCTACAGGAGAAATAATTTCActtacaggagataagccacgaAAACCATTGAAATTTATTTCAACAATaaagttggccagttattcaagaaaacaggcaatggtgtatatgattttagtaatcattaacactaagaataaggaactcaaggaaattccGGTAATCTCAGAATATCCTGATGTATTCCCaaaagaattacctggattaccacctgatagggaagtagaatttaggattcatctaattcttggaactataccgatagctaaggcaccttatcgattagcacccacagaaatgctagaattgaaaaagcagttagatgaattactaagcaaaggtttcatacaacctagttcatccccgtggggagcaccagtgctgtttgtgaaaaagaaagatggatcgatgagaatgtgtatcgattatagggaactgaataagattacaattaagaatcgatatccactacctaggatcgatgatctttttgatcaatttcaAGGAGCTAGATaattttctaagatagacttgcgctccggatatcaccaattgaaagtacaagaggatgacacacctaaaactgctttcagaactaggtatggtcattatgagtttacagtcatgccctttggactaacgaatgcacctgcagcattcatggatatgatgaataggatctgtaaaccatacttggataaattcgtaattgtcttcattgacgatatacttatttattccaaaagtcaggacgaGCACTAtcagcacctgcatgcactcttaacattgttaagaaaagagaagctttatgccaaattctcaaagtgtgaattctggctgcaagaagtgcaatttttaggacatgtggggaatcacgaaggtattcatgtggatcctgctaaaatagaagcaattaccaaatggaaagtccTGCAATCAGCCATAGAAGTTAGAAGCTTTCTaagattagctggatactataggcgctttattaaggatttttctaaaatagttgTGCcactaactaagctaacctgtaaagcagtaaaatttgaatggggacccaggcaagaagaggcttttaagattctaaagcaaaagttaacaaatgctccaattctGGCCTTGCCGGAAGGaacggaagattttgaagtatactgcgatgcttctaagttaggattaggatgtgtattaatgcaacgcaaaaagttAATTgcatatgcatcaaggcaattgaaaaagcatgaagaaaaTTTGGAGGCAtatacaactcatgacttagaattaggatcaataatttttgcccttaagatttggaggcattatttgtatagAAGTAAGTTTACTGTATATACGGATCAgaaaagcttaaggtacatatttgggcaaaaagaattaaacatgaggcaaagaagatggatggaaatcctaagtaattactgttttggtcaaaaattactgAAGCAATTatgtgatcaaattagttaagtgaggtagtgtgctaaaagtgtgttgaaaatatgttggttaagttgtttagaaaaacagtattcaggatacggctcaggatatagagttgtatatgtgatcaaacaatgagcagaaaagtaaagggtgacacgtgatgtacgaggaaagcccttgatcaatctagatcgccggcataaaacctcgggagctgacaatcgcagctgccttgttcttcttattgcttcaaacttcaggatacagtgcaggatatgatacagatcaactaagtgttacaatgagatttgagtacaagtgttcgtgtgtaatgattgctagagactagagagcaaagtgtgtgaATGAGTGTATGTAacttaatctgatccgatcaatctatttatagtaaaaagaaaacaaccaactatcctattattccgtgatccggcgaatattccacATGTGAACGTTGTAATCCACATCctccggcttcaacgtctttctcCCAACTGTTTTGCCCAAGTcttaaggagaagaagtccatctgaccgttagCAAACCCCAGCttttaacctgcacgtggttaattcaatcaacctcaggatatcgcccaggatgttagcaatatccccgtccagtatcctggtcacaaataaacaattagaaACAGGATATTGATCAAGATATGTATTCTCAGAAAATGActcataacaattgtccccaaatatatctgttggtataccaatccaacggatatattttaaaagtttTATCTCATCAATTAAGGCAATCAGTATGATGAGACCCTTGAAATGACAGTGTGCAACTTCCAAGGCGTTACTTACTCTTTACCCCCCTACATTTAGCCTATATTAACTAAGGGTCGTCTCATTATGATTATCTTCATCTTCAACCGAATATCAGGtacttttctctctctctttttcaTTTTCCTTGTTTACATTTCTTGTTCTCCGATTGTGATCCTTCATGGCGACTCATGCTAGATCGCAAATGGCGGACTCTACTTCCCCCTTCCACAAACAAAATTTGCTTCAGAATCCGTCAAAAGAGGTGTGCTCTTTCGATAATTCCGACATTGCAGCCCTACGAGCTTCCGGTGCCTTTCCCGCCGGGACAATCTTCCGTCCATTCGACCGAGAGGTCCGATCGGATTTTTGTTCCGACGAATGGGTCTGCTTTTTCGCCTACCCTTTCTCCATAGGACTTTAATACCCGTTTTCACCTTTCATTTCTCGTTTCTTCGAACTTACTGGCCTCAGCTTTGCCCAAAtcatgcccatggtttggcgcATACTAGTCACCTTGGAAGGAATTAAGGCTCGCCATTTGCCCGACCTATGCATCGAGGACTTGCCGATGGCTTATCGTTTAAGATCTCATGGTTCCAGCCGATTCCTTCTATTCTCTATTTCCAAAGATCCTCTCATCCtcaaagccaccaagaacgagGATAAGTGGACAAGAAAGTTTTTCTTCGTGAAAAGAGACTCCATTGATAAGGGTTTTGACCTCCCTAAAAGATGGTTGACCTCTGGTAGGACCTAGGGTTTTAGGAACATCCCCAATCATATCCCGAACCTTCATCCTAAACCAATATCCTAATGTGTTTATTTCCTTTCTTGCAGCAAACTTCAAGGAACTAGCTCCCCCCAGTGCTGAATCAGAAGGAAGAATAAAAGAAATCTTCAAGCTTCCCGAGGGTGAAAGAACCTTTAACCTGCTACTCACAAGCTCAAGTCAAAGATCAAGTTCCACCATGTCTGGTAAGCATATTATCAGGAATTATATTAAATCGATTATTATTTTTAGAGATATAATAAGCCTAAAACATCTTCCCTTATACAGTGCCAGTTATCAACCTCGAAAGCTTCCAACTCGACGAGTTAGACAGCTACTCTAGCCTCGCACCCGTCAACCAAGAATCCCATCCAAAGTTATCCGTCACACCGAAGCCTATCAGCTCGAAGACCATCACTGCTCCCAAAGCTCCTCCGGCATCCCGTACCCGGGCTTCTAGTTCCCGAAAGAAAAAAGAAGCTGAATCTCCTGCTACACTTCACGTGTTCCCATTTGAGAACCACGGGTTTACGGAATCCAGCAGATTTATGATCGGCTTCCTTAACCAGGTTAGTATCCTGACCTGTATCCTGCACCATATGCTAAGTAGAAATGTTCATTTAGAATAATGCATGTTTCTTTACCTTGCAGGGCCTTGAACGTTTGGTATTCCTTTATGAGGACGCATGTGGCCTAAACGTCATGCTAGAAAGCAAACTAAAGAAGGCTGAAGCTACCATCACGGATCAAGCAGCAATCGCCACCGCCAAATCTGAACACTACGAAGCTAAGTATAAGGCCATGACCCAAGATCACCAAGCTGCCATCCAAAAGATCACCCAAGAGGCTCAAGCTAAATCTGACGCGGTCCAGGTTCAGCATGAACAAGATATGGCTTCATACAGGGAGAGCCTTAAGAATTCAGTCATCATCTCCCTTCTCCAAGCCAGACTGAAAATGGCTTATGAAGCTAGGGCTTTGGGCGTTGAATGCCCCTCATGGAACATCAAAGCCTGGGAGATGAAATTGAAAGATCTTGGCGGCAATCCTGTGGAGCCCCCTTCAAAACCTGTCGTAGAGGAGCCCACCAAGGTAGCCGAGAAGGTGGATGATGCTGGTGCTTCAAAGGATGCTGGTGGTGATTCCAGAGAAAATGCTGATGGAGAAGATGCTGCTGATGATGCTGAGAAGAATGTTGGTGGAGATGTCACGATGAAGGAAGGAGCTGACCCTTAAATGCAGCGacgtgggcgatgatggatatatgtgttgaggccggagcccactttttaaaAATTTCATGGTTGTGATTgtctgaacaatttacttttcctgctttcgaacaatttacatttcctgcactacaacaatatgatggccaaaggtggatgggtcctgggtttcaggatgaagcccttggtcatcgaTTAGTATCGTTTATTTTGACAATATAACAGTTGAAGGCGGATGGGTCTCAGTTTGAGACGACACCTTCAATCTGTTAAGTAAATCTAGTTAGGAATCtattgtgcttttggtggatgggccttAGTTTAAGGtaaaaccaaaagcacaactttggacatgttaataatataacctgcTTTTGACTTATCTGTTGTAGCCTTTAAATTTTTGGCATGCATTACTTAGTTTAGATTTTGACTTTGTGAAATTAGTGTTATCATTTCTGTGAAGGTATCCTAATcaatatactcagtgatatcctACGCAGACTTTTGTAAAATAGGACTTCTTAATATCCAAACAATTTGGACAAGTTCtttcaa
This genomic interval carries:
- the LOC110920338 gene encoding lysine-rich arabinogalactan protein 19-like translates to MSVAPSPPHDFEAGLELDFVPDDQPVDAPADPEPIPAPEPLPDHDPIPFGIPDIAPLIPDPVLAPADPPVIEPVTSPLAPTPADVAPFQPGESEPAFVLPRSSPSPFSHPPAPLTPFPEFDTRFLTVEQQISYLLRHVYQLEEELAHVRSLLFVPPPPPPPPLA